The genomic region CGTCCCATCCCTCTCCTGCAATAGGAGGAGGCTCGTCGATCCTATCCGCAATTGGGATACCAGTCTTCTCCAAGTCTGGCACTTTACTTAGAAGCGCATCGGTCTCGGTATTCAAGGTGGGGTTGACGGGGAACGGAACGCGGTCAAGAAGACCTTCGACGATACTCCGTCCCGGCTGAGGCCAATACCCGCCCAAATCGCCTCTCATCAATTCCCTAAAAATGGCCGTGGCGCGAGGATGAGTCGTAAACTCCAACTCGCCATATCCGACGTAGGCCACCGTTCCTTTCGGCCGCAACACCCGTGCCAACTCGGGCCACACTTTGGAATGGTCGAACCAGTGTGCGGCCTGTCCGGCCACCACGAGATCAACCGAGTTTGCGGGGAGCGAAGACATGTCCTCTGCCGAGCCGACCGAGTAATCAATGTGCCCAGAGTCAGGCTGGATGCCTACTGAGACCATCTTCTCGCTCGGGTCCTGGGCCGACACTTTGGTGAAGtgggggaagagggcgcGCGCCATGAACCCCGGTCCGCAGCCTATATCTAACGCGTGGGTCGTCGACCCGCCGCGGTGGTACGCGAGGATGACGTCGTATAGTTTGGCCGGGTAGGTTCTGGTGTTAGGCTGGGTAAGGGGGTGATGACGCACGGTCGCGAGGTGAGGTAGCCTGCTGCATCAAAGGAGGATTTGGCAAAAGTCGTCATTgtgttgaggaggtggcTAGTACGCTAGCTTGGGCTGATCCTCTATCCCACTTTATACGTCCTCAGAGATCAGAGATGGGACTTGTTAGAGATTTAGATGTAGGTAGGGGTGCATATCGTCAGCGTGTCGGATGAGTCGGTCGAGGTTGTAACAGCCTCGCTTAGTCTCGCCCGATTACCACCCGATTACCACCCGACCTACGGTTCGGCTGTACCTGCAATTTATCCAAATATAACCTCCACCGATGGTCACCGACATCGCCGACCACCCAAACCATCAACAACTcactcctccctctctctctcggACTCATCACCGACTACCGCCTCGCCTTGTCCACATGCCACCACGACGCGAACCATCACGCGCCCAGATCTCAAGTGGACTCAGCTACGTTGCGCAAAAaccctccttcctcgccaacttTGGCAAGCCTCCTCCATCGGAACGCGAGCCAATCCCTACCCGCCCAGACGAAGGGGAATGGGCAgaggacagcgacgaggatgagtgGGATAAGAAGTTTGGTGGAGGCGAGGACGGACCGCAAGTCGTTGTGCTTAAGGAGGGAAGGCATTTGAGTGCGGATGAGGTTGCCAAGGAGCGGCGGAGGGGTGAGTTGGCCGGTGGGCTGGAGATCAGGCGTAGATGcaccagctgacagcagccaagggcgagcgcACAGCATCCCCGGATCCCGAGACATCTGCTGTCCTTGCCAAACTGTCTGCAGTCGCAAAGGAGCCTATAACTAAGCAAGGACCAATACACAAGGCGAAGCGCAaactcgtcggcgaggcaGTTGAACACGAAGAAAAAGCAGAGGAGGCAGGGGaaaagaagaagaagaagaagaagaaggccaacAAGCAGATGCTGAGctttgacgaggcggagggggagtAGTTGCTCTGgcgggggggagggggttgTCGGGGGTGAGAGAATACCTGCATGtcggagggcgagggaagCGTGCATGGGGACGCGGGATAGCGTACACGTCTGCATGTCTACATGCCTGCACGAGGTGGGTAAGTAGCATTGAGATGCTGAGATGCATGTCTGTATCATAATCAGAGGTTGTTGGACATGCGAGTAATTTATGGGTTGTCACCAATCGGACTGATCGGATATCGGACACTCAAAGATCCAAAGATCCAGCGTCATCCAAATATCCAAAATCTCATTGCCTCCTCAGCTCCTCATCAACCACCATGTCAACACGCACCGTCCTCACTCGCTTGGGACACCTACGTGTCTATACACCATTACGCgccttctccacctcgcgcgccctcTCATCCGAGCACCCGCCGTCACCAGCCAACCCGGCCAACGCGCGCCAAGTAGCCACCGCCGGCGGACG from Cutaneotrichosporon cavernicola HIS019 DNA, chromosome: 2 harbors:
- the TMT1 gene encoding uncharacterized protein (Methyltransferase domain), encoding MTTFAKSSFDAAGYLTSRPTYPAKLYDVILAYHRGGSTTHALDIGCGPGFMARALFPHFTKVSAQDPSEKMVSVGIQPDSGHIDYSVGSAEDMSSLPANSVDLVVAGQAAHWFDHSKVWPELARVLRPKGTVAYVGYGELEFTTHPRATAIFRELMRGDLGGYWPQPGRSIVEGLLDRVPFPVNPTLNTETDALLSKVPDLEKTGIPIADRIDEPPPIAGEGWDAGSAVRIKSSTEGRPLVTRPIAHNLVHSDFSHTRTLLPP
- a CDS encoding uncharacterized protein (Domain of unknown function (DUF4604)) produces the protein MPPRREPSRAQISSGLSYVAQKPSFLANFGKPPPSEREPIPTRPDEGEWAEDSDEDEWDKKFGGGEDGPQVVVLKEGRHLSADEVAKERRRAKGERTASPDPETSAVLAKLSAVAKEPITKQGPIHKAKRKLVGEAVEHEEKAEEAGEKKKKKKKKANKQMLSFDEAEGE